GAAACATACACAATCAATAAAAATAGTTATTGATTGAGAGAAGTAAACTAAAACAAACGTTAATTGTAGGggacaaaacaaaagaaaaaccaaATGCAGCCTCCATCAGCACCATATCCATTCCACCATCGTCCCCTTGCTAACTAGAGTATTCCGTCGTCACGACACTATGTCAGATCATAAAGCCACAATCATTGATGGTAAACTAATAGCCCAGATAATACAGTCTGAAATCTCCGCTGAAGTGCGCCATCTCTCTCAGACTTATGGCAAAGTATATGATCTTTGCGCCTGTGAAATCCAGTCATCGATCGATCATTTCTGCTTTTTGTTCTTTTAACTGCTCGCTATGTTTCTTGCATAAAATACCGTATACACAAGAGTTGgatattttttgtgttgtagtTTTTGAGTCTAGATAATTTCAGGTGCCCGGATTAGCTGTGGTGGTTGTTGGGCAAGGGAAGAATTCACAAAGCTATGTGGATATGAAAAGGAGGGCTTGCGATGAAGTTGGAATCAGGTCCATAGTATTGAATCTGCCAGAGGAAGTACCCGAGGCAGAACTAATCAGCAAAGTCCATGAATTGAATGCGGATCCTGATGTTCATGGTTGGTAGTTTTCCCAGCTTGTGTATTCATTTCTTTGTTTAGTTAGATGATTTTTCTTCTTGTGTGATTGTTGAAGGTATAATGCTGCAGCTTCCTATGCCTAAACATATCAGTGAAGGGAAAATTTTGAGCGAAATATCCCTTGACAAAGACGTCGATGGATTTCATCCTTCGCATATTGGCAAGTTAGCGATGAAAGGCATAGATCCTTTGTTCGTCCCTTGCACCCCAAAGGTAGTCCCATCCATGTATTCACATGACATCACACAGGCACCCTACACGCGCAGACAGGTAATTCTAACATCTTGCGAGAGTTTGTGTTCCTGAGGAAACAGGTTTGCCTAGAGCTTCTATCGCGGAGTGGCATCTCCGTCAGAGGAAAGAAGGCTGTAGTCGTGGGTCGAAGTAACATAGTTGGCTTACCAGTTTCCCTGCTACTTCTGAAAGAAGATGCCACTGTTACCGTGGTTCACTCCCGCACCAAGGAACCAGAGCGTATAATTCGTGAAGCTGACATTATCATTGCTGCAGCAGGGCAAGCAACTATGGTATAACCAGACTAATCAACTTACCTTTCTGCAAGTTTCTTTCAGTGTTGCTAGCCTTTTTCCTTTCATTCTTGCCCATAATTTTCAGATAAAGGGCAGCTGGATCAAGCCAGGTGCTGCGGTTATCGACGTTGGGAGAAATGCTGTGGATGACCCAAGTAAAAAGTCCGGTTACAGGCTCGTGGGAGACGTGGACTTCCACGAAGCGTGCAAGGTAGCTGGATGCATTACGCCGGTTCCAGGTGGCGTTGGACCGGTGACCTTCGCGTTGCTGCTGAAGAATACCTTGGACGGAGCCAAGCGGCTTATTGAGCTCTGATTTTGCATCTTTTTTGTTCCagaaacaaatataatatacatCTGAAATATCTCGTGTGTGTAATTATTACCAGACCTGATTGGTATAATAACAGCTACGAGACATTTGCCAACTGTGGattacattttaatttaatgtgtgTTTTATTAAGATTAGGACAAACAACCGGTCCGAACTAGTCATTGACTAGTCTTTCTTTCTTTGGTTTTCCTCGTTTGAATCTCTTTGGTGTTCCGGATGCTATTTTTCCATCAACTCTTGGTCTTCCGTATTTTATTTTCCCCATTTGAATCTGATGCGATTCGGGTGAATTGGGTGAGCGAGGTCGAGATAATCCACCGGATACGATAAGAGTTGTGTTTAAGAAAAATGAGCAAGAGATATGGCTTCAAACGTAACCTGCAAACAAGAAAGTGAACTCGGAAATGGGCGTCGGAGAGGTATCCGGTGTAGCCACTCCGATGTTTAAGTCAGAAGGTgaaagatgaagaagaaaagttgtatatctattatttattatatatataaatatgtgactttatatgtgaatttccatttgtctccttattaattgtttgctttacattaattgcttattttaagtgtgtcttttcattctctttattcatattttaaatatatgtgattattaatatttaattttttatgtctactcacattataacgtattatttttatccaatgatatcttttcattatgtaaattaatatttggttttttttatgcatacccacatataatatgttatttttaatccaatgatttagattttttatttatcttttcattatgtaaattaaattaaataaagtttagaaataactcattatcgaattgtgaattttctttggtatcttattaatttttttcacgtcctcatgtgacagtttgctagaatttatgtgtttaaattaaatttttttgcaaccgaaatttttttgcggtttatatttataaattatttaaataaaacacggcAAAAGATCGTTGTCGTTTGAGCCATCAATTTGGGTTGAGTCTGTCGGTTTGGCATACACCGCCAAACAGTTTaagtgagttgggttgaaattttgtcgactcattaaaggtgagcctaaatgagctcgcacgagtttatattaaatatttatatatataatatcatcaattttcaatcattattcttgatataaaatgaaaaatatcagtttgatttcaaaattgtgatgttactGTCTTGTCCAAAAGTTGTGGGTTTTTGAGACATTTTGACAGTCactcaaaattgagtgtcaaagttgacatttgagttgtatttttggattcctgacaatatgttcgtcaaaatattatttttaagttagttttatcagtattgtgaggggaaaatatgtttattacaatatataaatattatcatctctttaaattaatattcacttttatgtttgacatattatggatcttggtaaaatgaggaataataaattcaaacaaacgaatacacaaaaATCTGGAGCGAAACCAGAATTATATGGTAgcggaaattaatatataaatttttagtgaatttatcgatgttaagatgtataacaaatcttatatcgtaatatataaaatttcaaccttataaatgaaataaatcaagaatatataNtattatttattatatatataaatatgtgactttatatgtgaattttcatttgtctccttattaattgtttgCTTTACATTAATTGCTTATTTTAAGTGTGTCTTTTCATTctatttattcatattttaaatatatgtgattattaatatttaattttttatgtctactcacattataacgtattatttttatccaatgatatcttttcattatgtaaattagtatttggtttTTTATGCATACCCacatataatatgttatttttaatccaatgatttagattttttatttatcttttcattatgtaaattaaattaaataaagtttagaaataactcattatcgaattgtgaattttctttggtatcttattaatttttttcatgtcctcatgtgaaagtttgctagaatttatgtgtttaaattaacttttttgcaatcgaaatttttttgcggtttatatttataaattatttaaataaaacacggtaaaagatcgttgtcATTCGAGCCAtcaatttgggttgggtctGTCGGTTTGGCTTACACCGCCAAACAGTTTaagtgagttgggttgaaattttgtcgactcattaaaggtgagcctaaatgagctcgcacgagtttatattaaatatctatatatataatattatcaattttcaatcatgaattcttgatataaaatggaaaatatcagtttgatttcaaaattgtgatgttactGTCTTGTCCAAAAGTTGTGGGTTTTTGAGACATTTTGACAGTCACTCATAATTaagtgtcaaagttgacatttgagttgtatttttggattcctgacaatTTGTtcgtcaaaatattatttttaagttaattttatcagtattgtgaggggtaaatatgtttattacaatatataaatattatcatctctttaaattaatattcacttttATGTTTAACATATTATGGGTCTtggtaaaatgaggaataataaattcaaacaaacgaatacacaaaaATCTGGAGCGAAACCAGAATTATATGGTAgcggaaattaatatataaatttttagtgaatttatcgatgttaagatgtataacaaatcttatatcataatatataaaatttcaaccttataaatgaaataaatcaaacatatacaaaatatacaaaattttattacatatacgatcaagtaatttattataattgtattttattctacaagaattcttgtcaaactcagtgattgtggatttaacatctattaaatcagcaaactaaagagcgtgtctgtggggacccggacgctaatcatcttcttaatcgtcattgggataaatggatcaattaattaatctgggtctaatttttttaaaaaaaacaattgcggaacgtaatgtaattcaatctaatatacatatcagtataaaagtacaggtcttttacaacaaacatcaaactcaaactaaggttcaacaactaaatgtcaagtgcGGAATCCTATATACAGTAAGGTCAAAGTCCGTattctccactctaatcacgatctctcatcatctcctcgaccctgatcctgtcccacctgttgccatgcacacatacaaacacgacaacagccggataactccggtgagatatACATCcaagtataaatcaacgaaacatgcaatcatataaacaacgtaaaagcatgtaacagatatCAGTCATATGTATCAACTctgaaaacataatcaatataaaactgtcAATCAACTCATGACTCCATATCTCatactagactcattcctagtctagggatcccggtttccagacgttggcattccTATATCGAataacagtaatagaagaaactccaattctatccacttcgatataaccaaacatccggtgtcttgacctatccgtcacagactatggcattttcatcaatatactatcctgtgacaatgtgcaatgtgccagtgacgattccatcactattcgacactactgtcacaagatcgctcgtctaatactcgtctaatacatgctttctataaatcaatagaacaagcatatcaatgtcaaacaattgcaataaaataaagtatgtggttttagggaaactagagtccaatctgactcaagttaatctcccGGATAACGtcgacttatacctttcgttcgtagtctcggtctgaggatttggaagttctgaattcaagactgccTCTGTCAATATGAAATGATATATCGAGAAtagcaatatcaacattccattcacaattcgataccgaatctgatcaatctgaatttaattcaaaatcaacggcataacggtaccatcccgatattcccgtcaataccatatcaacatatatcaattaccaatcataacccatatccaatacaatatGTAAttaatccataatccaaatctattcaatttcaatcaatataatatgcaaaaatcataacaattccataatcaatctgttcttcgatttgagttcgattctacgatgtctaacatatccagAACACTATATAacgatcaaataataattcctccaatatcacaatttcaaatgataacagaactcaatgaaacttacgtcctgtagtAGCAGTTGACGAGAGGATCTCAGAATTGTCTTCAGATCGAAATTCTGATAGCCGAATCTTGAATAATCAAATTTCTAAAGGATGGAAAAGCATTGAAAATTCTCGGGAGCTCTCTGTTCTTCTTCTGAACATTTGTAATTGAAATGAAAGATTCCACTTTATATTTGCATGACAAGTGTCatattcaagttttaatattGCAATTTAGCCtctgaaatcttcactatttgcaatttggtcctcacaactctttttaattctatttcaatcctaattaattacaaaaaccatggaatctaattcaacattccaaaattcataaattaaataatctcggattaaaatgataaaatctcgggccttacaattctctccctctgagacatgatttcgtcctcgaaatcgtaGGCAGTCAAATCAGATCAGATAAGAAGATATAACAGAAGCTTAAAATAaaagactcacatcagtgaaataactctgggaatttctgtctcatatctgatttaGTCTCCCAgatagcttcttcaatgccgtgACAAGTCCACTGCACTTTCACCAGTGggatagtcttcgttctgagttgcttttctttacgatcaataatctgaaccAGTTTCTCAATATAACTCAGAGACTCGTCAAAGCTCAGCCTCGTCTGGCTGGATAATATGGGAATCATCGGGGAGATATTTccgtaacatagatacatgaaagacatcatgtattccagatagagaaggcggtaatgcaaggcgataggcacgatctcctatcttctcaagaatcttatacggcccaataaaacgtggagacaactttcctttcttgccaaatctgacaactcctttGAAAGATgaaatcttcagaaatactttgtctcctgcctcaaataccaatggtctgcgtcgaacattggcatatttggcctgtctatcttgagctgtcttcattctcttatgaatcagtttcactttctcagtcatatctatGATCATATCAGggccaatctcaggtacctcagagacatcgtcccaatacaaaggggatctgcatttcttgccgtacaatgcttcaaacggtgccatctcaatactcgtctgatagctgttgttgtacgaaaactcataAGGTGGCAATACCTCTTGCCatccagtgctaaaatcaagcactacagctcttagcatatcctccagtgtctggatagtccgctctgactgtccatcagtctgtggatgatatgcggtacttagatgtaacttcgtacctagagcctgctgcaaactctgccaaaagtgcaaagtaaaccgaggatcacggtctgatacaatcgacttcggcactccgtgcaatctgaccacttctctgacataaatttctgtcatctggtcatatctgtacgtcatctgatacggaataaagcatgttgatttggtcaatcggtTAATCActacccaaatcgcatcacaccctcgggaggatctcggtaactgcgtcacaaaatccatgaaaatgtgatcccatttccattcaggaatagacaaactctgcagtagacctcctggtttctttctttctgctttcacctgctggcaattcagacatctggatacaaactctgcaatatcagctttcatttgttttcaccagaactgtcttttcaagtcattatacatctttctgccaccaggatgaatactgaatcgactgctatgcgcttctgacaatatctgttgtctcaactctgaaacatctggcacaaccaatcgattattcacatacagtacatcctCACGTAcatgatattctgatcgatgccctgctctgaccatcgataTCAAGTTCtgtacattctgatcaactttctgagccgctttaatcatcaaaatcagctctggttcagcttGAATAGCATAgagtcgcaatggtctacaatctgtctcaaataccaatccagacaaaccgcaattttcaatcaaattggaaacacctatcgtcgataaggataaagaacataccttacgactcagtgcatcagctgctgcattcgattttcctggatagtacttgatttcacaatcaaaatctttaagcaaatcaagccatctttgctgtctcatattcaactcagactgtgaaaacagatatttcaagcttttatgatcagaataaattttaaatttctcaccgtagatgtagtgtcgccatatcttcaaagcaaatacaattgctgccaattcaagatcatgaattgggtagcgagtctcatgtggcttcagctgtctcgaggcataagcaatcacatgccctcgttgcatcaacacacaacccaaacctctgtgagaagcgtcacaataaacaacaaatccaccagtacctgaggggatagtcagtatcggtgcactggtcaatcttttcttcaactcaaggaAACTTGTctcacactcctcagaccacacaaacggagcattcttctgagtcaactgtgtaatcggtttggcaatgctcgataaatctttaatgaatcgtctgtaatatcctgccaaacccaaaaagctgcgtatttctggtacagatgtcggtctcggccaactgatcacggcttcaaccttgctgggattaactgatataccatctccggatatgatatgacccagaaatactacatgtctcaaccagaactcacatttcgacagtttagcatacagtttctcagttctcagaattctcaaaaaaatcctcaaatgctcagcatgctcaatcatattctttgaataaatcaaaatatcatcaatgaatatgataacaaaatcatccaaatatttctgaaacacacggttcatcaaacccataaatataGCTGGAGCGTTAGtcaaaccaaatggcatgacaataaactcgtagtgtccatacctggttctgaacgctgtcttcgagatatcagaatccctgactctcagctgatgatatccagatctcagatcaatcttggaatatacagaagatccctgcaactgatcaaattaATCATCTATACGAGgcaatggatatttattctttaccgttgctttgttcagttgccggtagtcaatgcagagtatcattgaaccgtctttctttcgcacaaataacactggagcaccccaaggagatacacttggtctgatatatcccttggccagtaaatcctccaactgttctttcaactctttcaactcaatcggtgccattctgtacggagctctggaaatcggaactgtacctggcatcaactcaatgctgaagtctatctctcgaatcggaggcaaactaggaatctcatctgggaagacatcagcaaactcgcaaaccactggaaAATCcaccaatgatggactcgatttcagtaaatcaactgaatagacaaggaatccatccgctcctttctgcaataatcgagtcatattcatagcagatatcaaaggaattcgggctcgagaacccttaccgtaaaatttccattcctcagccatctcaggtctgaatcgtacaatcttgtggaaacaatcaactgtagctctgtacttggtcagcatatcaataccgataatacagtcaaaatcagacaacccaagtacaatacagtctagctcaatctcatgtccgtcatactgtagcacacaagatctaaccgaagtcacggatatcaaacctttccccaaaggagaagaaacagatactacagtagatagggactcaacaggcaatgcatgcatcaatgcaaatctctcagaaataaatgtatgcgatgcaccagtatcaatcaatacatatgcaggataaccagaaataaaacagttacctgcaacaacgtcatcaggtgcgtcctgtgcctgctcctcagtcaaagcgaacaccctggcctgctgtctaggaggctggctcactgtctggcttcctcttggcctctgctgtgactgggtagatggtgTTGGCTAgaaagaatgaacagctgagggtcgtctccctgtctgagccactgatccagatgactctgctccctgggatccctgagaacctctctggggacatactctagcaaaatgtccctgctgtccgcaaatacggcaactgccagacactcctcggcactgctatgtggaatgtctccctccacacgtgctgcaataaggtcctgtataactttggctctgactagtctgtctcgagccactggaactagaagaactgctgccatacttcttgaactgtttccctcgagctttcaactgatctctttttccactgctgctactgccactctcaaatctgggaggaggttgtGGAAACTGAGCTGAGgatggttgctgtggtctcggcgCTGGTGcgacatacgaagctccttttTGTCTAATCAGACCAGCTtcggctccctttgctctgttcagggcatcagcaaagttgttcGGTCGTCCAGTGTTCACCAGtgtaaagatttcaggattcaggccattaatgaactgatcagcaacagcttcgtcgtTCTCGGCCACGTGTGGAGCAAATCGTAGTaatgtagagaacttggccacatattcctcaatgttcagTTGACCCTGTCTCAGATTTGCAAATTCTGCGCCTTTGTCCTTTCTATATGACACTGGAaagaatctctgataaaattcagtcttaaatacattccaagtaACATTCATCCCtctatgctccaatgctctcttcgttgtaatccaccagttctttgcaacgtcatgcaactggtgcccaatcagtttcactctccgctcatctgtataatccaaggactcaaacagcatctcaatgtcatctagccaactctcgcattcaactgaagtctcagtacccttcagagtcggtggatgaaatgactgaaatctcttcagccaggtttccattggtgttgctgtcacatccattggaggattcgaagtactgccctgttctgggattcgtcggggaggcatatctgcttatcaaaaggattagtaacccaatacaacaaatctgtttcaattcagtctcacctccgatcatcttactgctgatcaagaatcggttctgattcattctcaattaatacagtttaccaatcaaatcagataatcagataaatatgtaataataaaagcagtaatcatgctagcaatcagaagcaggaaagaaaactcaatctaccccgctcactagcttcaaTCTAAGGAACCTGGCTCtcataccacctgttgtggggacccggacgctaatcatcttcttaatcgtcattgggataaatggatcaattaattaatctgggtctaattttttaaaaaaaaacaattgcggaacgtaatgtaattcaatctaatatacatatcagttaAAAGTAcaggtcttgtacaacaaacatcaaactcaaactaaggttcaacaactaaatgtcaagtgctGAATCCTATATACAGTAAggtcaaagtccgtagtctccactctaatcacgatctctcatcatctcctcgaccctgatcctgtcccacctgttgccatgcacacatacaaacacgacaacagccggataactccggtgagatatacatcccagtataaatcaacgaaacatgcaatcatataaacaacggaaaagcatgtaacagatatCAGTCATATGCATCAACTctgaaaacataatcaatataaaactgtcAATCAACTCATGACTCCatatctcagactagactcattcctagtctaggga
This window of the Primulina huaijiensis isolate GDHJ02 chromosome 3, ASM1229523v2, whole genome shotgun sequence genome carries:
- the LOC140973342 gene encoding bifunctional protein FolD 2-like, giving the protein MSDHKATIIDGKLIAQIIQSEISAEVRHLSQTYGKVPGLAVVVVGQGKNSQSYVDMKRRACDEVGIRSIVLNLPEEVPEAELISKVHELNADPDVHGIMLQLPMPKHISEGKILSEISLDKDVDGFHPSHIGKLAMKGIDPLFVPCTPKVCLELLSRSGISVRGKKAVVVGRSNIVGLPVSLLLLKEDATVTVVHSRTKEPERIIREADIIIAAAGQATMIKGSWIKPGAAVIDVGRNAVDDPSKKSGYRLVGDVDFHEACKVAGCITPVPGGVGPVTFALLLKNTLDGAKRLIEL